Part of the Clostridium sporogenes genome, AATAAAATGCATTAATTTTTAATATAATTTTCAAAAATAACTTGAAGAAAATTTTAAATATAATAAAATATAACTATAAGGTTTATATTTTATAAAGGGAAGTTATATTATGAAAAAAATTAATGTAAAGAAGTTAATACTTTTCTTAGCTATAGTTTATATTGCAGTTATTTTTATAAATCAGCAAATAACTATGCATAAAATCAGGGACCAAATAAGTGAAAAGAAAATAGAATTAAAAGAAGTTAAAGAAAAAAATCAAAAATTACAGGATGAAGTCAAATTATCTAAATCAAAAGATTACATAGAAAAATTAGCTA contains:
- a CDS encoding FtsB family cell division protein, which codes for MKKINVKKLILFLAIVYIAVIFINQQITMHKIRDQISEKKIELKEVKEKNQKLQDEVKLSKSKDYIEKLARERLRLIKKGETPVINNTQ